The following is a genomic window from Amaranthus tricolor cultivar Red isolate AtriRed21 chromosome 10, ASM2621246v1, whole genome shotgun sequence.
tttctttcCTGTTATTCATGATCCACCATTCACGGATCTTTGCTTTCTTCATGGCCATCGATCCTACCCGTGTTGTACCTCTCATTACCTATCAGAGAGTCAGTGGCTGATTCTTGTGGTGGTTCACTGTCACTGGGAGAGGTCATGGCGAGGTTGGCCTTGCCGCCGATTCGGGAAACCGTGGCCTTGGTGATGGCCTTCCTTTGCTTGTGTTCATCCCACCATTCTGAGTACCCAACGAGCTTGAAACATCCTTCCCTTGTGTGGCGTGAGCCACCACATTGGCTACATTTAAGGTGAGATCTATCTTCACGCCGGAATGACGTATTTTCTGACCGGTTTCGAGCCACTAGTCCACTACCAATCTCTGAGGAACTTGGTTCCGACGATGAGACACCGGCCATTATGCCACGGCGCGCTATTTCTCGTCGAATGGTGGCATACGCGACGTCAAGAGTTGGTAGCGGATCTTGATGTAATAGATCTCGCCGTTCTTAGTCGAGATTATCAATAATCCCAGCAACAAAATTGAATTAATCTCTGGTGTTGAATATAGGTATTAAAATAGTTTTGTCTTTATCACATCTCATGGGATTTGGTTTTCTGCGGTCAATTTCGACCCAAAGGGTTTTTAATTTTCCGAAGAAAATTTCAATGGAATCATTGTTCTGTTTAATTGATGCAGCTATGGAATTAAGATCAAAAACCTGTAATTCATCTCTTCCACTTCCTAACAATGTTTCAATACCCCTCCACAATTCCCATGCTGATGTGTAATCGAGAAACTGATTGACAAGATCAATATCAACATTGGCGATTAGCCATGAACGCACCACCGAATCTCGCTGTTTCCATTGTCAATATGAAGGGTcagttttgtgtgtgtgtgggggggggggggggggggggggggtggcgGCAGTGATGTGATTGAGCCGTCCCTGGCTTCTATGGCAATATAGATTAATTTACACCATTTGGTGTAATTTTGATAGGTAAGTTTTTCGGCGACCTTTAATTCCGATGATTCTGAGTTTTGGGTATTTTGATTCATTTGTTGAAACAAACGAAACATATAATCCATCTGTTCTCTGATGATTATTTGTTGGTTTGTGTTTGGTGTTTGGGCTGTTATTTGTTGGTTTGTGTTTGAGGTTTGGTTTGTTGCATCCATGGCATACGAAAATTTGggtagctctgataccatgataaaaGGGGAATAAAACGGTTTAGTGAATacttgttttgaattgaaataaaatagtTACACGAGTCCCTATAAATATACAAACTAGGAAGTTAATTATGGaaacaagaataataagaaaataattacaaaagattataatcaCCCTAATATGCTAAAATTATTCTTTAATATGCTAAAATAATTTACTTTCCCACAAATTCATCCCCTACTCACTAATCAACCACCAAATTATACGAAAAACGACTTTAGAATCATGAAGGGACATTAATTTGGACCAAGTCATTAATCTAAACTTCACATTAAGAACAAATATCTTCAGCTCAAGTACCTAGTTTTAGCACAAAATTAACCTAccctaaaatcaaaatcataataatcAAGCTATGAATCAACAGTTTACCCACAAAAAGTAATCTAACAATAAGTCCAAAGCATTAATCccgattttttttaattaaaaaaaaaaaggaactaACCGTCTTCGTCAAGGTCACTCCTGAAATCCTAAAATGGCATCGAGAAACTATACAAACGCTCAAATTTTACAACTATCATCAAACAACCATAAGTCTATATCATAAAATTAAAGCCAAATAGCAAATACACAAAAAATATCactgcaaaaaaaatcaaaaattcctAACATTGAAGTACTGAATCCTAAAATTCCTAAAATAAggaagaaaaaaagagaaaataggaGTACCAGGTGGTCGGCTTCACTCATCTCAATTTTTCAATGCAgcattaaataagtaaaaagCCATTTTTAAATTCCGTTACCCAAGTTATTAATGATTTcataacaaagaaaaaattaaaagttttctATGCCTCTAATTAGCTTATATCACATATTTcatatgattataaattattaataaagaaattataattacttacatataatctattattttttattaatcatgcATTTATGGAATCGGATTAATTTGTTTTGGAGTATCAGAAAGAATTAGGAACTAGCTAGATTTACTTTCTCTGTAACAAGAACAAACTTAGACACTGCATTTTGaggaaatataattttacaatctttcatttgatatttgtaaataaacactttaaaaatataaaactcacataacattcaaataagtaccaaataaacaacaggagtatttaaaaatagtcatacaaaccaaatcaaagaaaaccaaataaataggtaaatataagtttgatcatcacatatcatccatatgacatccatcatcatcctcctCTACAAAAGTAGTTTCCAATTCGGGCTCATCAAGAGAAAGATCTGCCATGCCAAGGCAAATAGAATCTTCTAGATTTTCAAAGTCATCTCCTCCAACATCCCACAACCTTGTTCTTCCCTTGTTATAAGCCTCGCCTCTCCTTGAAAGCAAAcgaagattgttatgaatgtacACCAAATCTTGAGCACGTTTTGGTGCAAGTTTGTTTCTAGtacatgaatgaatgaatttatATGTGCTCCAATTCCTCTCACAACAAGAGGAAGATGATGGTTGTCCTAACAACTTGAATGCTAATGCTTGAAGCATCGGAACGTGTGAGCCATAAGTTGCCCATCAATGCTTTGGAGCCATCATGTACATATCATTCAAGCACTCTGGTTCGGTAAATACACCACCATCTCTTGCCGAGAAAATAGCATACTCCATATTAACCTTTCTTCTATCTTTCAAGTCTTGAAACAATCTTCTGAAGCAATTAAATCTTTGTGTGGAAATTTCATTGTCAACATGTAGAGCAACTCTACCGGGGACCTCTTTAAGCCACACGTCACTATAATACCttttaaatacataaaaaagaagaaaatttagTTAATACATAATCTAATgctttaaacatttaaacatacaatatgATCTCCTTTACCTTGGATTCAAAGAATGTGCCAAACAATGAAGTGGAGTGTTGCTTTTCTTCCAACGGCTAAGAAGTATTGTTTCGAGCACactaaagaaaaaagaatactCATGCCTTTGTTTATGCTCATGGTTATATTTGATCTCCTTCACCTTTGAAATCATTGAATCCCATTTTTCATATACTAGATGAAGGGATGCTTTGTCGGTATCACATGCTCTTATCATTTCATAAATGGGACGAGTAAAATCAAGGATGTAATCAACGTTGTCCCACCAATCGTCATTTAGAATCTTTTCCCTCACAAAGTGTAGCTTGTCCACGATGATCATCACGATATGTGGACCAAGCCTCACTAACAACCATGGATTGAAGAGTTGGTTTAAGAAGTTTCATCCTCTTTAGCATGACAACTACCGAAGCGAAGCGAGTATCACCGACAGAAAGAAGCTTTAATGGAGAGAACTTATTAAATATAGCTAACCTCATTGAATGGTTCATTATGTAGTTTTTGACAAATAAAGCATCTCCATGAACTTCAGTTATCCAATGACACTCATCATAAACCTCCTTATTGTTTGAAACATTTTTAGCATTACAAATGTTTTTAAGAGCAAGGTTAAGAGTGTGAACAATGCATGGTGTCCAAAATATGTGTGGATATCTACCCTCTATAAGTTCTCCAGCGGCCTTGCAATTGCTTGCATTATCAGTGAGAATTTGTACAACAAATTTGTCATCTCCAACTTCTTCAATGGCATCATTTAACAAACTAGCAATAAAGTCTTTATCCTTTACCTCTCCTGAGCAATCAACGGCCTTTAAGAACAGAGGACCAACTTCACAAGCTACCATGAGATTAATTAAAGGTCTCCTTTGTGGATCACTCCACCCATCACTCAATATAGTTACTCCTTTTTCCCTCCAAGTAGCCTTTGTTGGTTCTAAAAGCCATTCaacattttctttctctctctctaacAAAGTGGTTCTCATTTTATTGTAACCAGGAGGCTTGTAACCAGGAATATTATTTGTGGCAGCATAGTTGTATGAACTTATATAGTAAGGGTTTCGACAAAGGTTAAAAGGCAATCCTCCAGTAAAAAACATCCTTGCTATCTCAGCATCTAAGTTGTTTCGAGCTTGTATATCAAAAGCTTTGGTGATTGGGTTGTCAGATTTTCTTTTCTTGGCATATGAAGTTGGTGAAAGAGAAGCTTCGGAAGACAAAGAATGACTAGGAAGTGGTGGTCTGTTTGGTTGTCTACATTCTTTATATTGCTCAACTTGTCTTTCTAAGTTTCTCATTTGCATTCTATCCTCATTTGTTATATTAGGACATTGACTAATTCCACGTTTTGCAACTCCCATCAAATGTGCTCTAACTCTAGTATATGAACCACTCTTTATTTGTTGCAAAAGTTGCATTGCCAAGTATAATTACCCCCACCTCCACTCAATTTTTCTCCTTTAACAACATATTTCCACAAAGGATAATAACAGAAATCACCCTTttcatttgtagcatcaccaCTTACATTGCACGAATTAGAGCCACTAGCCCCACTACTAGACATGATTGAACtcttcaaattcaaacaaccacaattaaagatttgaaaatcaagattaacaaataacacattaacaatttaacattaaaaaaataaattcaatcatttttgaattgaaatcaaatatttaatacaGTCCTAAATTCCATCACATTACAACCTCAACAAAGTACAAGCTCAACAAACCGTTTTCTTAAGCCAACAAACCGTTTTGTTTCAACTGTATCACAGATTTACAATCCAATAGCCAATACAATACATTTTCTTAATTTACAATCCAATAATTTCTTAATTGAACTCTTAATTTACAATCCAATAATTTACAGCCAGCAAACCACAATCAAAAAGAACAAACaatcaagatttaaaaataaatgttaaaacaacaactcaacaagattaaaaatttaagattaacactaagTTAAAGATTaaaacaagattaatattaggatttaggataaagagtgaaaatacctgaaacaaaatcaaaaatatcaatttttagggATTATTCGAACAACCCTACAGCAGCCAAAATCAAAAAGCACCGAGCAGCAGCCAGCACTACAGCAGCCGTCGAGTGTTGACAGTAGTGGAGGAGCAGCTGTCGGTGGCGGTGGCGTGGTGGAGGAGCAGCCGTAGATTTTTAGGGTTAGAGGAGTGAGATGAGAGCAAGAGAGAGAATTGAAATTTGAGAGGGAAATGGATTTGCAGGCTGCAGCGTGAGTAGTGAGAGGGAAAGGGAATACATTCATTGAGACAGTGAGAGAGTGAGTAACTGAATAGTTTATTTTcaactttttcaatttttttttaaataacacacgtgtcccttgccgtgtcccttgtcgtgtccgtcgcgtgtccttgccgtgtccgcgtgtccggaaaaatattaaaatattggacacttcatttggcgtgtcggacacagattttcgcgtgtccgtgtccgacacgtgtcggacacgcgaCACGTCAGCTGAATGCCGTGTCCGTGTTTCGCAGTTACACATAAGATGAACTAAGCCGTGCATTGTGCAGATGCTATCTAGTTTAAGTTACAAATTagtttagaatataatttacttttattttattaatgaacattttattttatataccgAATAAAATTTAGTGAAATTATAAAGTTGCACAACAATCTatagaatattaattttatacaatATTTGATTTGTCTTTATGGTATCTaatgtatataattattatttgttatgaTTCCTTTCtatatatcaaatgaaaagataaaaaagCATAGAGACGGTGCAATCTAAAATGTTAGTTATTGATGTATATATGCCAgacattaattaaataatttgccTAATGggtgttgaaaaataaaaaaatttcaactttgTTGTTCCCTAAAagttaattcccaaaataatatTCTTATAGGTAACGAGTTTTACTAAGCTAAAATATTTGGTTTGGAAATCATATCCTTTAATTAACGTATAACGTAACTtcccctcaaaaaaaaaaactttatttttattagactTTTTTCAGATTCTCAGTAAAATCAAAACTCACAATTTCattatgaaaaatattaaaatcctAAATTTCTCTTAAGAAATTGAAACAAGTAACAATTTAATTGGAAGTTCTTTCACTTTAAAATGGAGGTATCACtacaaaagaataataaaaaggcaataactcatttcatcaccatttgatagctaaatggtcaaaaagtGGACCAGACGACGGGCTAGCGACGGGACATAAGATGGACGCCTTTTTCGCTAAAATAAAAGTGGATCGTTTCCATCGTCTTCTTCCATATTATTCACAGAATCAGTTGGAGTATTTTCATAACTCTCATCAACTTGATCTGTGTTTTCTTCATTTGTATTTTCCTCATTGTTATTTGACAGATTATTCAAGAAGATTTCGCTAGACCAATTGTGaagatcattgttcattttgcCCATAACATTTATATCAAaccctaatattattttcaactaatatCAATCTCATCTAAACCATAAAATTTCCAAATTAACACAATCTACAACTAATATTCAAGTAAACTAACATTTCTACctatctaatatatattatcatgtcaAACATAACATTTCTACCTATAATATCCATGTAATCTATTTCAAGTACACTAACATCTCTACGTATATACAAACATTAATATAAAAACATCtaaaaaagtggaaaaaaaattcaaaaaaacatGAAAACATTGAACATAAATTACACCATAAATCACAGCATTATTCGAAAATTGcacaataaaaattttgaaaaataaaataacatgaaaaataacataaattacACCATAATTCGgaaattacattaaaaattaacattaaacatattgaaaaataaaataaatgaaaacaaacacaaatttcaccataatttgaaatatccaataaaataaaaaacattaaaaaaatttagaaatagtaaaattgtaacaccccagaatttccgaccccttgacgaaaccaaaaccgtaaaggacgggaggaaattcgggtgttacataaaagaaaaagggaaaagaatttagataatcTTTAATTATTGACTTAAATAaaagtgagtggaaattttggcagcatctgccttaaaattgTGCGTCTTTGtagaaaacaaaagttaattcaaaaactaataaagtaaaggcaccaatggcctatcaaagctatgtcacggcggaataattcgtcgccggcttctcaaatcaacatgccaagcatggatcgtggttccagtgtcgacgtttgcatttttttttttttttttttttttttaaaaaaaaacttaactaCTCAAAACCATAcggagttataaactacgcagcggaaatacaaatacacgtgggaggacacaaggcctcataacaaaacatatacaaccgaaatttacaaaagataacagagatacaaaatcgaaagataggggtaatgacacaagttatgcttcgccctcatcactttccccaaatgcaatgcaatgcataagaagctccagtacctgctaagCCAGTCTAgaatcctcctgctgctcgacattagaccaaaggccaatgcgtcatagcaggacaatcatagaaagtcatcaacaatcaacataaacacaaacacgtacacgtcagtatctagcaacaagttatatatatgcaaccaacaatcaattcaacaaacgagggaagaaagacactccaatgtataaaaatctactccaaccattcctcacttctgtgcacttctcaatgccttcaccattttctatttcttccttaattccacgtatcttcttttgtgactagaggccaccatattggggtttgcaagacccacatggcaacacctcagccaagggcggtgacggccatgccggcgcccaatggcaaagtatgatcatacccccgtacagcgaccatatatagatgatccatgcctccgggaactaaaccaactggggtaccaatccagtggagtcacagtaacatccaacttaatatctcatcaataagggactcattcccattccatctcatataatccaacattctaCTCTCGCGATATCGGAACTCAATCTCTACCATCTTTACAACTGATTTTCACTTGTAACACGAACTTAATAGTATTTAAGTAGCAATTCATATTCAACCTAGCTCGTATAATATTATCACGCAAGGAAAATATATTGAAGATGCATGCAAGaatcagttactgcgtgtacttactagtatctcatagtttcaatgcaatgtatattatcacaataaacaataatatcttaaagcaaattgcacataagggttagttactgcgtgtacgtacctgtaagcgttaCTGCAcaatcaaaagtcacaaaatcacccaactaaggctctactttcctcttacgaaatgagcacctatataagttatgagtagaactaataagttcccttaactactttgtcataccagctaaaagccaaagtaactACAaccatccattcacgacaagatttcaattacttctaacacgtacgcatctcattcaacaccaagcataatcgtcaattcgacaataacacaagtttttctatcgacaaagaataaaaggattatgtcaagtgtttcattacaccagctaactttgagttataacgattcacattatcttGAAATAAAACGACGATTCAGAATTAAGTCTCACAATGTtagtgtagtgctaatatgacgacaagaaCGAA
Proteins encoded in this region:
- the LOC130824960 gene encoding uncharacterized protein LOC130824960, which translates into the protein MGVAKRGISQCPNITNEDRMQMRNLERQVEQYKECRQPNRPPLPSHSLSSEASLSPTSYAKKRKSDNPITKAFDIQARNNLDAEIARMFFTGGLPFNLCRNPYYISSYNYAATNNIPGYKPPGYNKMRTTLLEREKENVEWLLEPTKATWREKGVTILSDGWSDPQRRPLINLMVACEVGPLFLKAVDCSGEVKDKDFIASLLNDAIEEVGDDKFVVQILTDNASNCKAAGELIEGRYPHIFWTPCIVHTLNLALKNICNAKNVSNNKEVYDECHWITEVHGDALFVKNYIMNHSMRLAIFNKFSPLKLLSVGDTRFASVVVMLKRMKLLKPTLQSMVVSEAWSTYRDDHRGQATLCEGKDSK